Proteins from a genomic interval of Polaribacter sp. Q13:
- a CDS encoding response regulator — protein sequence MAKNLKVLLIEDNLIEIMKMKRTLSLLKLEHTMQEAKNGEEALEILQDKSNFPDLILLDLNMPKMSGIEFLSILKNNKEIQHIPTVILTTSDNQKDLEECYKIGVSGYVLKPLKYDDYVKKIEAVLSYWSINELKKY from the coding sequence ATGGCTAAGAATTTAAAAGTATTATTGATTGAAGATAATCTAATTGAAATTATGAAAATGAAAAGAACACTTTCATTGTTAAAATTAGAACACACTATGCAAGAAGCTAAAAATGGTGAAGAAGCATTAGAAATTTTACAAGATAAAAGTAACTTTCCTGATTTAATTTTATTAGATTTAAACATGCCAAAAATGAGTGGTATAGAATTTTTATCAATCTTAAAAAATAATAAAGAGATACAACATATACCTACTGTTATTTTAACCACTTCAGATAATCAAAAAGATCTAGAAGAATGTTATAAAATAGGGGTTTCTGGTTACGTTTTAAAGCCTTTAAAATATGATGATTATGTTAAAAAGATTGAAGCCGTATTATCTTATTGGAGCATAAATGAATTAAAAAAATATTAA
- a CDS encoding PAS domain-containing sensor histidine kinase — protein MTIPLKENQDQIGILQRALKREKAARKAAEKILEDKSRELYSKSQELEELLNEKSSTLEGVFKNINDAYLVMDLFGNVLQMNEIAVDLFGYDIEKEKFNLTDIVYQDDIEYTYNAFKELYEKGFFNRYTSRVYTKSKEVKWLQVNATLIYNKENKAVAAQGIIRDITKQKASEDLIIESENRLAALVLNLNSGIILEDENRKIILSNTKFCELFKIDALPKDLKGIDCKMASEQNKVLFKESSTFVERMDEIVANKKPVFGEQLEMIDGIILERNYTPIFIGDKLKGYLWTFRDITLEKKYSLSLEVEKEKYSSIIANMNLGLVEINKEEQISMVNQSFIEMSGYAKEELIGKVGRDIFTFNGDLDIINDQKVKRLNGESSSYELKTKNKKGEIKYWLVSAAPNYNLFGENVGSIALNLDITKFKRLQFQKEQILKELEKRNTELHEYAHIVSHDLKSPLRSIDALVTWIKLDNEGKFDEITLQNFDLLNTTLETMEKLISDVLEYSSAGTAVTEDEDVDLNITLSNLKKFLFIPENISVNVIHKLPIVRGDKTKFHQLFQNFISNAIKFCDKEIGLVEIDYTDKGTFHQFSVKDNGIGIEKKYHSKIFEVFTSLNKREDSTGIGLSIVRKIIDLHEGKIWLESEPNIGTTFYFTIKKN, from the coding sequence ATGACTATTCCCCTAAAAGAAAATCAAGATCAAATAGGAATATTACAACGCGCTCTAAAACGTGAAAAAGCTGCAAGGAAAGCGGCAGAAAAAATTCTTGAAGATAAATCTAGAGAACTATATTCTAAATCTCAAGAATTAGAAGAACTTTTAAATGAGAAATCATCTACACTAGAAGGAGTTTTTAAAAACATTAATGATGCATATTTAGTTATGGATCTTTTTGGTAATGTTTTACAGATGAATGAAATTGCTGTAGACCTTTTTGGGTATGATATAGAAAAAGAAAAGTTTAATTTAACTGATATTGTATACCAAGATGATATTGAATATACCTATAATGCTTTTAAAGAATTATACGAAAAAGGATTTTTTAATAGATATACTTCTAGAGTTTATACCAAAAGTAAAGAAGTAAAATGGCTACAAGTAAATGCAACACTTATTTATAATAAAGAAAATAAAGCTGTTGCTGCACAAGGTATTATTAGAGATATTACAAAACAAAAAGCTTCAGAAGATTTAATTATTGAATCTGAAAATAGATTGGCTGCACTTGTCTTAAATTTAAATAGTGGTATTATTTTAGAAGATGAAAATAGAAAAATAATATTATCCAACACCAAATTTTGTGAATTATTTAAAATAGATGCGCTACCCAAAGATTTAAAGGGGATAGATTGTAAAATGGCATCAGAACAAAATAAAGTTTTATTTAAAGAATCATCTACTTTTGTAGAAAGAATGGATGAAATAGTAGCTAATAAAAAACCTGTTTTTGGCGAACAATTAGAAATGATAGACGGTATAATTCTCGAAAGAAATTATACACCTATTTTTATTGGAGATAAATTAAAAGGTTATTTATGGACGTTTAGAGATATTACCCTAGAAAAAAAATACAGTTTAAGTTTAGAAGTAGAAAAAGAGAAATATAGCAGCATAATTGCTAATATGAATTTAGGGCTCGTAGAGATTAATAAGGAGGAGCAAATTTCGATGGTTAATCAAAGTTTTATAGAAATGTCTGGTTATGCTAAAGAAGAGTTAATAGGAAAAGTAGGACGTGATATTTTTACATTTAACGGAGATTTAGATATTATAAATGATCAAAAAGTAAAACGTCTTAATGGAGAGTCTTCTTCTTATGAATTAAAAACTAAAAATAAAAAGGGAGAAATTAAATATTGGTTGGTAAGTGCTGCACCTAATTATAATTTGTTTGGAGAAAATGTGGGGTCAATAGCATTAAATTTAGATATCACTAAATTTAAAAGATTGCAATTTCAAAAGGAACAAATTTTAAAAGAGTTAGAAAAAAGAAATACAGAATTGCATGAGTATGCGCATATTGTTTCGCACGATTTAAAATCTCCGCTAAGAAGTATAGATGCATTAGTTACTTGGATAAAATTAGATAACGAAGGTAAATTTGATGAAATAACACTTCAAAACTTCGATCTGTTAAATACCACATTAGAAACCATGGAAAAATTAATTTCTGATGTTTTAGAATACTCAAGTGCTGGTACTGCTGTTACAGAAGATGAAGATGTAGACTTAAATATTACGTTGTCTAATTTAAAAAAGTTTTTATTTATTCCAGAAAATATATCTGTAAATGTAATTCATAAATTACCAATCGTTAGAGGAGATAAAACCAAGTTTCATCAATTATTTCAAAATTTTATAAGTAATGCTATTAAATTTTGTGATAAAGAAATAGGTCTTGTAGAAATAGATTACACAGACAAAGGAACCTTTCATCAATTTTCTGTAAAAGATAATGGTATAGGTATAGAAAAAAAATATCATAGTAAAATATTTGAAGTGTTTACTTCGTTAAATAAAAGGGAAGATTCTACAGGAATAGGATTATCTATTGTTAGAAAAATAATTGATTTACACGAAGGAAAAATCTGGTTAGAAAGTGAACCAAACATTGGTACTACTTTTTACTTCACCATAAAAAAGAATTAA
- a CDS encoding heme NO-binding domain-containing protein, with protein sequence MKGVVFTEFLDLVEEKFGLEMVDKIISQSKLESEGVYTSIGTYSFSEMLQLVTNLSGNTGISTDDLLLVYAEHFFGLIERSYPGLLATYKDPIEMLASIENHIHVEVQKIYPDAELPTFIVEEKTDNSIIMIYKSSRAMHHFGLGLMNKTFEHFNTKASIVLEKIKEDGTEVRFIVNKI encoded by the coding sequence ATGAAGGGAGTCGTTTTTACAGAGTTTTTAGATTTAGTAGAAGAAAAGTTTGGTTTAGAGATGGTAGATAAAATTATTTCTCAATCTAAATTAGAATCAGAAGGGGTATATACATCAATTGGCACCTATAGTTTTTCTGAAATGCTACAATTGGTTACTAATTTAAGTGGTAATACAGGTATTTCTACAGATGATTTACTTTTAGTTTATGCAGAACACTTTTTCGGATTGATAGAAAGAAGTTACCCAGGTCTTTTGGCAACGTATAAAGACCCTATAGAAATGTTAGCATCTATTGAAAATCATATACATGTAGAAGTTCAAAAAATATATCCAGATGCAGAACTGCCTACATTTATTGTAGAAGAAAAAACGGATAACTCTATAATTATGATTTATAAATCTAGTAGAGCAATGCATCATTTTGGATTAGGTTTAATGAATAAAACTTTTGAGCATTTTAATACTAAAGCATCTATCGTTTTAGAAAAAATTAAAGAAGATGGTACAGAAGTAAGGTTTATTGTTAATAAAATTTAA
- a CDS encoding FIST signal transduction protein → MKTVQLKKHKNTDWKYLSEKIDLIAPLVLVFGNRYLLEEETILDEVRDLFKDGHIVFGSACGDISSESIDDETITITAIEFEKSTFVIKTANILNADPNHKIDSFAIGKDLISQLPKEGLKHVFVLSEGSFINGSQLTRGMNAATDNNLLITGALCGDDARFEKTISSYNENPKPGEMVAIGLYGETLEITFSINGGWTPFGPERVVTKSKGNILYELDNLPALDLYKKYLGEKSKELPGAALLYPLNVKSEDGTNTIVRSILNIDEEENSMILAGDIVEDTKVQLMMTNVDNIVNAAEKAAVSALEFRKKKPELAILVSCIGRKLVLDQRVEEEVEEVIEVVGDTATITGLYSYGEIAPFIGENSCQLHNQTMTVTLISE, encoded by the coding sequence ATGAAAACTGTACAACTTAAAAAGCATAAAAATACTGATTGGAAATATTTATCAGAAAAAATAGATTTAATAGCACCGTTAGTTCTTGTTTTTGGTAATCGATATTTATTAGAAGAAGAAACTATTCTTGATGAGGTTAGAGACTTATTTAAAGATGGTCATATTGTGTTTGGTTCTGCTTGTGGAGATATTTCATCAGAATCTATAGATGATGAAACCATAACAATTACAGCTATTGAATTCGAAAAAAGTACTTTTGTTATTAAAACAGCAAATATTTTAAACGCAGATCCAAACCACAAAATTGATAGTTTTGCAATAGGTAAAGACTTAATAAGTCAGTTGCCAAAAGAAGGTTTAAAACACGTTTTTGTACTCTCTGAAGGCAGTTTTATAAACGGTAGTCAATTAACGAGAGGAATGAATGCCGCTACAGACAATAACTTGTTAATTACAGGTGCTTTGTGTGGAGATGATGCACGATTTGAAAAAACAATTTCTTCTTACAACGAAAACCCTAAACCAGGAGAAATGGTGGCTATAGGATTGTATGGAGAAACCTTAGAAATTACTTTTTCTATTAATGGAGGTTGGACTCCTTTTGGGCCAGAAAGAGTGGTCACCAAATCTAAAGGGAATATTTTATATGAATTAGATAATTTACCTGCTTTAGATTTGTATAAGAAATACTTAGGAGAAAAATCTAAAGAATTGCCAGGAGCAGCATTGTTATATCCTCTAAATGTAAAATCTGAAGATGGTACTAATACAATTGTGCGAAGTATATTAAATATAGACGAAGAAGAGAATTCTATGATTTTAGCGGGTGATATTGTAGAAGATACTAAAGTGCAATTAATGATGACTAATGTAGATAACATTGTAAATGCAGCAGAAAAAGCAGCTGTAAGTGCTTTAGAATTTAGAAAGAAGAAACCAGAATTAGCAATTTTAGTAAGTTGTATTGGTAGAAAATTAGTGTTAGACCAAAGAGTAGAAGAAGAAGTAGAAGAGGTAATAGAAGTTGTTGGTGATACTGCAACGATAACAGGGTTGTATTCTTATGGCGAAATAGCGCCTTTTATTGGAGAAAATAGTTGTCAATTGCACAACCAAACCATGACAGTTACATTAATAAGCGAGTAA